AAGAACCTTGATTCTTAACAGTGGTTATTTTTTTGCCACTTCAATATTAGGCATTGCAGTCTCATTTATTTCATTTCCGATTTTTGTGGTTCTTCTTTCAAAAGCAGATTTTGGAATATTGGCTTTTTTTACTGCTTTGAACATGATAGTTGCACAATTCTCGATCCTCTCACTTACAAATTATTACATCATAAGAAGCCGGGAACTTGATGAAGCAGGGAAAAGAAAACTTCTGCTTGATTTGCTGATCTTCAATTTTTTCTGGAATCTCATGCTGATGACAGTCGGGATGATTCTGGTGTATTTTTACTTTACAGCCTCCGGGACAGAAATTCTCTTTTTTCCGAATGTCCCGATCATGTTTATCATACTGATCAGTCAAAGTTTTATATCAATCAGACTTGTAGCTTTCAGAATCGAGGGAGCAGGGCGATACTTTTTTATCACAGAGGGTTCTCAGTTGCTGGGAAATGTCTTCTTTTCAATAATGATAGTTTGGTTGTTTAATTACGGTGCAACAGGGAAATTGCTTGGAATAGCCACTTCCAATACCATAATAGCGATTTCATTATGGTTTGGTTTGGCAGGAAAGGGACAACACTCCTATAGTTTTATCGAGGTGAAGCGGGGATTGAAAGAAATGTTGCCACTGACTCTGGCATCTTTTCTTCACAGCACAGCACCGTCTGCTGATGTGATTATACTTGAAAGGTTAAACAATTTGCCGGGATTGGGAGTTTATAATGTCGGCAAACAGGTTGCAACTTTTGTAACAACTGCATGCACATCCGTATTTCAGGCATTTGAGCCGAAGTTTTATGAGGATTTTCGTGATAAACCGATAAGAGAGTCTAAGAATTTTCGAGTGTTTGTTTTGATAATACTCGTGATTGTGGCATTATACTTCGTTTTTTCAGATACAATAATTCAAGTGTTAACTCTTGGGAAATTTCAGGATTCTCTTGAATATTCGAATATCCTAGTGATACAGGCGCTCATATTACCGATAATTCAAGCGATACAGGTGAAATTTTATATTCGCCGAAAAGTAAAGTTGATTGCCGCCATTAATTTGCTTGGCAGTATCGTTTTGCTTGGGCTGGTTCTTGTTCTGACATCGAGCATGCTTTATATCGGTGCAGCAATCGCCTTCGTAGTTTCTGCTTTAATTCAGATAGCTCTGCTTTTCGTTGCACTTTTGAGGCAGAAGAATGATTAATACACCGGTTCTTATAATTGCATTTAATCGCCCTGAGATGCTGCAAAAAGTTGTGAGTGCACTATCTGTCCACAAACTCTCAAGGCTGTATGCCTTTGTTGATGGGCCAAGGGAAGGGAATCAGGATGATATAAAGAAAGTTGAAGACTGTAAGAAGATTTTTGGAACAATCGACTTCTGCGAAGAAGTTATCGAAATTTATTCCGATAAAAATCTTGGATGTGGCGGAGGTCCTTTTCATGCAATTACGACAGCTTTCGAGAAAGAGACCAAACTGATTATTCTCGAAGATGATTGTGTACCGGGAAAGGCGTTTCCCGCTTTTTGTGAGGAGTTGCTTTTACGATATGAGAATCAAGAAAAGATTTGGATGATAAGCGGAAACAACTTCAGCGAGTCATATGAACAAGGCACCAACTCTTATGTGTTCTCACAATATGCTCATTTTTGGGGTTGGGCAACCTGGAGGAGAAGTTGGGAGAGTATAATTCTTCCGGTTGATTTCTACAGACCGAAATTGGAAACAATAATTCAGAAGAAATTTCCTGATAAAAGTGAGAAGAAGTTTTTTATGAAGGAATTCGGTTATAATCTCAATCACCCTGCCTATGACGGCTGGGATTATCAGGCAGCTCTCACCATTTGGGAACATGACGGACTTTGCATCATTCCCCAAAAAAATCTCGTTTCGAATATTGGCAGTCACGGTACTCACTTTTCCGGGGAAAAACCATTTTTTAATCTCCCTGTTGATGACGATTTTAAGATATCGGATCATCCAACCAAAATAGAAAGAGAAGCAGGTTATGATTCTTTTCATTTCAGAAATCACTGG
The nucleotide sequence above comes from Ignavibacteria bacterium. Encoded proteins:
- a CDS encoding oligosaccharide flippase family protein gives rise to the protein MMRIKEQFAALLPSGLRTLILNSGYFFATSILGIAVSFISFPIFVVLLSKADFGILAFFTALNMIVAQFSILSLTNYYIIRSRELDEAGKRKLLLDLLIFNFFWNLMLMTVGMILVYFYFTASGTEILFFPNVPIMFIILISQSFISIRLVAFRIEGAGRYFFITEGSQLLGNVFFSIMIVWLFNYGATGKLLGIATSNTIIAISLWFGLAGKGQHSYSFIEVKRGLKEMLPLTLASFLHSTAPSADVIILERLNNLPGLGVYNVGKQVATFVTTACTSVFQAFEPKFYEDFRDKPIRESKNFRVFVLIILVIVALYFVFSDTIIQVLTLGKFQDSLEYSNILVIQALILPIIQAIQVKFYIRRKVKLIAAINLLGSIVLLGLVLVLTSSMLYIGAAIAFVVSALIQIALLFVALLRQKND
- a CDS encoding nucleotide-diphospho-sugar transferase, whose amino-acid sequence is MINTPVLIIAFNRPEMLQKVVSALSVHKLSRLYAFVDGPREGNQDDIKKVEDCKKIFGTIDFCEEVIEIYSDKNLGCGGGPFHAITTAFEKETKLIILEDDCVPGKAFPAFCEELLLRYENQEKIWMISGNNFSESYEQGTNSYVFSQYAHFWGWATWRRSWESIILPVDFYRPKLETIIQKKFPDKSEKKFFMKEFGYNLNHPAYDGWDYQAALTIWEHDGLCIIPQKNLVSNIGSHGTHFSGEKPFFNLPVDDDFKISDHPTKIEREAGYDSFHFRNHWKKVNKRPFLKRVIGYIRKRYHRLTDNGLF